One genomic window of Candidatus Glassbacteria bacterium includes the following:
- a CDS encoding sugar phosphate isomerase/epimerase — MQRDGKAGNGRLSRRQLMVTGIAGAGALGLNAIGACQAQQGSQAKEEGALGKPTRNMKLSLAAYSMRQALSAGEIDLFDFIDWCAELDLQGTELTSYYFRENVDNAYLHQLKLHAFRQGLAISGTAVGNNFCLAPGSAERKEQIDHVKQWIDYAAEMDAPHIRVFAGRAPDNVELDIAIGWAADGIKECLEYAEKHGVVLGLENHGGITARARDHLAICDRVGDHPNFGVNLDSGNYRTDCYEELAMAAPRSVNVQIKVTVSDNDRNRVPTDMARVRDILVNAGYQGWVALEYEEKEDPKVAIPRYIAEMKKLYLGV, encoded by the coding sequence ATGCAGAGGGATGGCAAGGCAGGAAACGGCAGGCTCAGCCGCCGTCAGTTGATGGTAACCGGGATTGCCGGCGCCGGCGCGCTTGGCCTTAACGCAATCGGCGCCTGTCAGGCGCAGCAGGGCTCCCAGGCCAAGGAGGAGGGGGCGCTGGGCAAGCCGACCCGCAACATGAAACTCTCGCTGGCCGCCTACTCGATGCGTCAGGCGCTGAGCGCCGGCGAGATCGACCTGTTCGATTTTATCGACTGGTGCGCCGAGCTGGACCTCCAGGGCACGGAATTGACTTCCTATTATTTCAGGGAAAATGTCGATAACGCCTACCTGCACCAGCTCAAACTGCATGCGTTCCGCCAGGGTCTGGCGATCAGCGGCACCGCGGTCGGCAACAATTTCTGCCTGGCCCCCGGCAGCGCGGAGCGCAAAGAGCAGATCGACCACGTGAAACAGTGGATCGACTACGCCGCCGAGATGGATGCGCCGCACATCCGCGTCTTCGCCGGCCGGGCGCCCGATAATGTCGAGCTGGACATCGCTATCGGCTGGGCCGCCGACGGGATCAAGGAATGCCTGGAGTACGCGGAGAAACACGGCGTGGTGCTGGGCCTTGAGAACCACGGCGGAATCACCGCCCGGGCCAGGGACCACCTGGCGATCTGCGACCGGGTGGGCGACCACCCGAATTTCGGCGTGAACCTGGACAGCGGCAACTACCGCACGGACTGCTACGAGGAGCTGGCGATGGCCGCTCCGCGCTCGGTCAACGTGCAGATCAAGGTGACGGTCAGCGACAACGACCGCAACAGAGTACCGACCGACATGGCGCGGGTCCGGGATATCCTGGTCAACGCCGGCTACCAGGGCTGGGTCGCGCTGGAATACGAGGAAAAGGAAGACCCGAAAGTAGCGATCCCGCGCTATATCGCCGAGATGAAGAAACTGTACCTGGGCGTGTAA
- a CDS encoding glucosamine-6-phosphate deaminase, producing the protein MKVNAYATHTDMARAAAELGADLISEAVARRGRAVYILSTGMSQAAFLDELSSMPDVPWNRTVMFHLDDYLGLPTDHPASFDRYLHERFIDKARPGEYYLIDGNAADPEAECERYAGLMEREPVDICFAGIGETAHLALNDPPADFDEPRTFRVIDIDRRSRRQLAGEGWFDSWRDCPARAITISITRIMRCNTVISVVGEARKATAVSRTLSEAINPDCPATILRRHPDSHLYLDADSASGLVRPEPGPDSLPASFEVDG; encoded by the coding sequence ATGAAAGTCAATGCATACGCGACTCACACAGATATGGCCCGCGCGGCCGCGGAGCTCGGTGCGGACTTGATCAGCGAGGCAGTGGCCCGGCGCGGACGTGCGGTGTATATCCTCAGCACCGGCATGAGCCAGGCCGCGTTTCTCGATGAGCTGAGCTCCATGCCCGACGTCCCCTGGAACAGGACCGTGATGTTCCACCTGGATGACTACCTCGGCCTGCCGACCGATCATCCGGCCAGTTTCGACCGCTATCTTCACGAACGCTTTATCGACAAGGCCAGGCCCGGAGAGTACTACCTGATCGATGGCAACGCCGCCGATCCCGAAGCTGAATGCGAACGCTACGCCGGGTTGATGGAGCGCGAGCCGGTCGACATCTGTTTTGCCGGGATCGGCGAGACCGCCCACCTGGCGCTCAACGATCCGCCGGCTGATTTCGACGAGCCGCGCACATTTCGCGTAATCGATATCGACCGCAGGAGCCGCCGGCAGCTTGCCGGCGAGGGCTGGTTCGACTCCTGGCGGGACTGCCCGGCGCGGGCGATTACGATCAGTATCACCCGGATCATGCGTTGTAATACAGTTATCAGCGTGGTGGGCGAGGCGCGCAAGGCGACGGCGGTATCTCGAACCCTGTCCGAAGCGATAAATCCCGACTGCCCGGCGACGATCCTGCGGCGTCATCCGGACAGCCACCTGTACCTCGACGCCGATTCGGCCTCCGGGCTGGTTCGTCCGGAACCGGGACCGGACAGCCTGCCCGCGTCATTCGAGGTGGACGGCTGA
- a CDS encoding DEAD/DEAH box helicase: protein MIAGEVRGLKIYQKLKGIFAGESGGEKDSEADSRGDRRPGRQSSSADSRGQESASSRRGGGRSGRRSRNRGRGRGSAGGGGQDRERENQGGNRSSGAEGSQAASGQKQTEHGRHSGESDSRQGDRGKSRGRGRGDRSRSGRAYSGDGQSAGGDDSRERHRQQRESRSGDKRGPRRGRIRRSGGRKRSDLGGVAQRIEFPELLDLDRESEQFVNNEFRPLGLSDEIVMALACNRFRTPTDIQHEVIPVGVAGRDILGQAKTGTGKTVAFLMPIFQHLDHDLKAVQALIVVPTRELCRQVSWEARRFSRSFDFKVMSIYGGTSVKSEIDELRQTPGQIVVGTPGRLLDHISKRNIDLSKLNTLVLDEADRMFDIGFRDDIIKIIKACPEKRQIMLLSATMDDNVEYLGRRFMHDPVKLYVSKDEITVESIWQRYIPVERNRKMDTLSRLLRQQNPTQSIVFTNTKRMSDVVALRLGKQGFKARCIHSDLSQNKRERIMDDFRTGKIEHLIATDVAARGLDITGISHVINYDIPDNAEDYVHRVGRTGRMGAAGKAFTFVTSGEGEQLTKVETFINKLIEDWEVGDGDGGGGS from the coding sequence ATGATTGCAGGAGAGGTGAGAGGTTTGAAGATCTACCAGAAACTTAAAGGCATTTTTGCGGGGGAAAGCGGCGGTGAGAAAGACAGCGAAGCCGACAGCCGGGGCGACCGGCGGCCCGGCCGGCAGAGTTCATCGGCTGACAGCCGCGGACAGGAAAGCGCCAGCAGTAGACGCGGCGGCGGACGGAGTGGACGGAGAAGCCGAAACCGCGGGCGCGGCAGAGGTTCTGCCGGAGGAGGCGGGCAGGACCGCGAGCGGGAAAATCAGGGCGGAAACCGCAGTAGCGGCGCAGAGGGAAGCCAGGCGGCCAGCGGCCAGAAACAGACCGAACACGGCCGTCACAGCGGCGAGAGCGACAGCCGCCAGGGAGACCGCGGGAAAAGCCGTGGACGAGGCCGGGGAGACAGGAGCCGGAGCGGACGCGCGTACTCCGGCGACGGGCAAAGCGCAGGCGGAGACGACTCCCGGGAGCGGCACAGGCAGCAGCGGGAATCCAGGAGCGGCGACAAGCGCGGCCCGCGCCGCGGACGGATACGGCGCAGCGGCGGCCGCAAACGCAGCGACCTGGGCGGCGTAGCCCAGCGAATCGAATTTCCGGAGCTGCTGGATCTGGACCGTGAGAGCGAGCAGTTCGTCAACAACGAGTTCCGGCCGCTGGGGCTGAGCGACGAGATTGTCATGGCCCTGGCGTGCAACCGGTTCCGCACGCCGACAGATATCCAGCACGAGGTGATCCCGGTGGGAGTGGCGGGCCGGGATATTCTGGGCCAGGCAAAGACCGGTACAGGCAAGACAGTCGCTTTTCTGATGCCCATATTCCAGCACCTGGACCACGACCTGAAAGCCGTGCAGGCGCTGATCGTGGTGCCGACCCGAGAACTGTGCCGTCAGGTGAGCTGGGAAGCGCGGCGGTTCAGCCGCAGTTTCGACTTCAAGGTGATGAGCATCTACGGCGGCACCTCGGTCAAGAGCGAGATCGATGAGCTGCGGCAGACGCCGGGGCAGATCGTGGTCGGCACACCGGGCCGTCTGCTGGACCACATCTCCAAGCGGAATATCGACCTGTCCAAACTGAACACGCTGGTGCTGGACGAGGCCGACCGGATGTTCGATATCGGTTTCCGCGACGACATCATCAAGATCATCAAGGCCTGTCCGGAAAAACGCCAGATCATGCTGCTGTCGGCCACGATGGACGACAACGTGGAGTACCTGGGCCGGCGTTTCATGCACGACCCGGTGAAACTCTATGTCAGCAAGGACGAGATCACGGTCGAATCGATCTGGCAGCGCTACATCCCGGTGGAGCGCAACCGGAAAATGGACACGCTCTCCAGACTGCTTCGTCAGCAGAACCCCACCCAGTCGATCGTATTCACCAACACCAAGCGGATGAGCGACGTGGTGGCGCTGCGGCTGGGCAAGCAGGGATTCAAGGCCCGCTGTATCCACAGCGACCTGAGCCAGAATAAACGCGAGCGGATCATGGACGATTTCCGCACCGGTAAGATCGAGCACCTGATCGCCACCGACGTCGCCGCCAGGGGACTGGATATCACCGGGATCAGCCACGTGATCAACTACGACATCCCCGACAACGCCGAGGACTATGTCCACCGGGTTGGCCGCACGGGACGGATGGGAGCGGCCGGCAAGGCGTTCACGTTCGTTACCAGCGGGGAGGGCGAGCAGTTGACCAAGGTGGAGACGTTTATCAATAAACTTATCGAGGACTGGGAAGTCGGTGACGGCGACGGGGGCGGCGGCAGTTGA
- a CDS encoding methionine adenosyltransferase produces MANKYIFTSESVTEGHPDKVCDKVSDSVLDEAKRLDPGNRVACETLTTEGLVVVTGEVSQKCIDNIDFEKTARETVRKIGYTASGIGFHADEVKVDVRMKPQSGDISQGVDGTGLFKEQGAGDQGMMFGYATREGDSLDGGCELMPVPIFLAHKLARRLTDVRKNGTLPQLYPDGKTQVSVEYEDGRPVAIRNVVVSSHHARDYKLAELRTDILEQVVIPVLAPTGLVSEQELHAEKDNVESRQVYINPTGAFCEGGPKADAGLTGRKIIVDTYGGMGRHGGGAFSGKDPSKVDRSAAYMARYVAKNVVAAGLASVCEVELAYAIGVAEPVSVYVQAEGNNVPVEKIAAAIREVFDLKPAVIIDTLQLLRPIYELTAAYGHFGRTEDTFTWERTDKVDALKSAAGM; encoded by the coding sequence ATGGCGAACAAATATATTTTCACCTCCGAGTCGGTGACCGAAGGGCACCCCGACAAGGTCTGCGACAAGGTCAGCGACAGCGTTCTGGACGAGGCCAAGCGGCTTGACCCGGGCAACAGGGTTGCCTGCGAAACTCTGACCACCGAGGGCCTGGTGGTGGTTACCGGCGAGGTCAGCCAGAAGTGCATCGATAACATCGATTTCGAGAAAACCGCCCGCGAGACGGTCCGCAAGATCGGCTATACGGCCAGCGGGATCGGCTTCCATGCCGACGAGGTCAAGGTAGATGTGCGGATGAAACCCCAGAGCGGCGATATCAGCCAGGGTGTGGATGGGACCGGGCTGTTCAAGGAACAGGGCGCCGGCGATCAGGGGATGATGTTCGGTTACGCCACCCGCGAGGGCGACTCGCTTGATGGCGGCTGCGAACTGATGCCCGTGCCGATTTTCCTGGCCCATAAGCTCGCGCGCCGTCTTACCGATGTCCGGAAAAACGGTACGCTGCCCCAGCTTTATCCCGACGGCAAGACCCAGGTGAGCGTGGAGTACGAGGACGGCAGGCCCGTGGCGATCCGTAACGTGGTGGTCTCGAGCCATCACGCCCGTGACTACAAGCTCGCCGAGCTTCGCACCGACATCCTGGAGCAGGTGGTGATCCCGGTCCTGGCTCCCACCGGACTGGTCAGCGAGCAGGAACTGCACGCCGAGAAGGACAATGTCGAGAGCCGCCAGGTCTATATCAATCCCACCGGCGCCTTCTGCGAGGGCGGTCCGAAAGCCGACGCCGGCCTGACCGGGCGCAAGATCATTGTCGACACCTACGGCGGCATGGGCCGTCACGGCGGCGGCGCGTTCAGCGGCAAGGACCCCTCGAAAGTGGACCGCAGCGCGGCCTACATGGCCCGTTACGTGGCCAAGAACGTGGTGGCCGCCGGTCTGGCCTCTGTCTGCGAGGTCGAGCTGGCCTACGCGATCGGCGTGGCCGAACCGGTGAGTGTCTACGTCCAGGCCGAGGGAAATAATGTGCCGGTCGAGAAAATCGCCGCGGCGATCCGCGAGGTGTTCGACCTCAAGCCCGCCGTGATTATCGACACGCTCCAGCTCCTGCGGCCGATCTACGAGCTGACCGCGGCATACGGGCATTTCGGCCGCACGGAAGACACGTTCACCTGGGAGCGCACCGACAAGGTGGACGCGCTCAAGTCCGCAGCCGGCATGTAA
- the metG gene encoding methionine--tRNA ligase, with product MEQKKVLVTSALPYANGPIHLGHLAGAYLPADIFVRFCRLSGRDVLYVGGTDEHGVPITITADKQGITPQQVVDKWYPHIKETFSRAGISFDHFSRTSLPIHHETSQDIFLKLHEQGLMAARTEKQLYDEKLERFLPDRYVEGTCNFCGFQECSGDQCEKCGKPIDPLELKDVRSKLSGTTPVVRETEHLYLKLDKLQPRLEKWLAGKDYWKENVLNFCRGMLADGLRERAVTRDLSWGIPVPLDGFEGKVLYVWFDATIGYISSTREWAEQQGDPELWKKYWWDQENTRLVHFIGKDNIFFHALMFPATLMAYGKYVLPENVPANEYLNLEGLKFSTSRNFAVWLHDYLDRFEPDPLRYYLCSNMPENRDTDFNLREFQAHNNNELADTVGNFINRTLTFVSRYFDGKIPARGQGAKKLGELDEEMLARQEKITAEVGEHIDNFRFRQAADTFGDFARFCNKYFNDKAPWASRKSDIDDCATALNICAHAVYALSVAMYPIMPFSAVKIWRQLGLSDDWHDHPWSQDFSAKLPEGHKIGKVEVLFPKIDDEAVSAQEATYQGNKEQRKEDSAKIALDDFIKVDIRVALVTAAVEIPKSKKLLRLTLDVGELGERTVCAGIKGHYTPEALVGRKVLLCANLAPRTVMGIESRGMVLAAVAGEGKDELLGLTTIDPEADLPPGTRIS from the coding sequence ATGGAACAGAAAAAAGTACTGGTCACCAGCGCGCTGCCTTACGCCAACGGCCCGATCCATCTGGGCCACCTGGCCGGGGCTTACCTGCCGGCGGATATTTTCGTCCGCTTCTGCCGCCTGAGCGGCCGCGACGTGCTCTATGTCGGCGGCACCGACGAGCACGGGGTGCCGATTACGATCACCGCCGACAAGCAGGGAATCACGCCCCAGCAGGTTGTCGACAAGTGGTATCCCCATATCAAGGAGACTTTCTCTCGCGCCGGGATCAGTTTCGACCATTTCAGCCGCACCAGCCTGCCGATCCATCACGAAACCAGCCAGGACATCTTCCTCAAGCTCCACGAGCAGGGCCTGATGGCCGCCCGCACCGAGAAGCAGCTCTACGACGAGAAGCTGGAGAGGTTCCTGCCGGACCGCTACGTGGAGGGCACCTGCAATTTCTGCGGTTTCCAGGAGTGCAGCGGCGACCAGTGCGAGAAGTGCGGCAAGCCGATTGACCCGCTGGAGCTGAAAGACGTGCGCAGCAAGCTCTCCGGCACAACACCGGTGGTCCGTGAGACAGAGCACCTGTACCTGAAACTGGACAAGCTCCAGCCGCGCCTTGAAAAGTGGCTGGCCGGCAAGGACTACTGGAAAGAAAACGTGCTCAATTTCTGCCGCGGGATGCTGGCCGACGGCCTTCGCGAGCGCGCTGTCACCCGCGACCTGAGCTGGGGCATCCCCGTGCCGCTCGACGGGTTCGAGGGCAAAGTGCTCTACGTCTGGTTCGATGCCACTATCGGTTACATATCCAGCACCCGCGAGTGGGCCGAGCAGCAGGGCGACCCGGAGCTGTGGAAAAAATACTGGTGGGATCAGGAGAATACCCGGCTGGTGCACTTTATCGGCAAGGACAATATTTTCTTCCACGCCCTGATGTTCCCGGCCACGCTGATGGCCTACGGCAAGTACGTGCTGCCAGAGAACGTGCCGGCCAACGAGTACCTGAACCTCGAAGGACTCAAGTTCAGCACCAGCCGCAATTTCGCGGTTTGGCTGCACGACTATCTCGACCGCTTCGAGCCCGACCCGCTGCGCTATTACCTGTGCAGCAACATGCCCGAGAACCGCGACACCGATTTCAATCTGCGCGAGTTCCAGGCCCACAACAACAACGAGCTGGCCGACACTGTCGGGAATTTTATCAACAGGACCCTGACTTTTGTCAGCCGCTATTTTGATGGAAAAATCCCCGCGCGCGGCCAGGGTGCAAAAAAACTGGGCGAACTGGACGAGGAGATGCTGGCGCGGCAGGAGAAAATCACCGCCGAGGTGGGAGAGCATATCGACAATTTCCGCTTCCGCCAGGCTGCGGACACGTTCGGCGATTTCGCCCGGTTCTGCAACAAGTATTTCAACGACAAAGCCCCGTGGGCCAGCCGCAAGAGCGATATCGACGACTGCGCCACCGCGCTCAATATCTGCGCCCACGCGGTCTATGCGCTGAGCGTGGCGATGTACCCGATCATGCCGTTCTCGGCGGTCAAAATCTGGCGGCAGCTTGGTCTGAGCGACGACTGGCACGATCACCCGTGGAGCCAGGATTTTTCCGCAAAATTACCCGAGGGCCACAAGATCGGCAAAGTAGAGGTCCTGTTCCCCAAGATCGATGACGAGGCGGTCAGCGCCCAGGAAGCCACCTACCAGGGTAACAAAGAACAGCGAAAGGAAGATTCGGCAAAAATCGCGCTCGATGATTTTATCAAGGTGGATATCCGGGTGGCGCTGGTGACCGCTGCCGTAGAAATCCCCAAGAGCAAGAAGCTGCTCAGGCTCACCCTGGATGTCGGCGAACTGGGAGAGCGCACTGTCTGCGCCGGGATCAAGGGACATTACACGCCGGAAGCGCTGGTGGGCCGCAAGGTGCTGCTGTGCGCCAACCTGGCACCGCGCACCGTGATGGGGATCGAGAGCCGGGGGATGGTGCTGGCGGCGGTTGCCGGCGAGGGCAAGGATGAGCTGCTCGGCCTGACCACGATCGACCCGGAGGCGGACCTCCCGCCGGGGACGCGGATCAGCTAG
- a CDS encoding family 10 glycosylhydrolase — translation MKIPSSITTLLLSALLLCQPPADCTAADSSDRPGWWLENGICFAGHWEPLIFRVRRGPIPTGYLRRYEYEHSPEAVRGLKTAGVNMVITHFYKGLGMEYEAGELAYTEKLARHCRENGMKVGAYIGSTLFNETLYAEKPESRDWVQLDEKREPVNYSSSQYFRDRADCTLPGYREHIKGIVTTAIEDYGMDLIHFDNISSMFEFRAGTTENIRHRFREYLEQTYTAEERREILGFSELELITPPRLERGAMEPVYDPLAQEWTRFRVAALTDYVRELSEHIKALDPEVVMETNPLGLAGSNRAYTNGLYHPSLLEHTDIFWSEDPDHARYYPSENRLLSKIRSYKLARRFGNAMFSYSNNRLDLVEAMAFNLMCLGDVGFRIIRDTPEDMDLDDSYRYYYTPEDTLDDNDRAELSELIHFFHDNKKLFRGLETIADVGVMRDFESMTFGGWTPFLNTIQAEQVLIQNRVPFTLLFDRDWERLERWKVVVLASQENLSDHEIARLKEYVERGGALAVVGSTGTYDERRRQRGSRDSFSRLLGLGAAPAGKEKSLHVNLGAGRVFFLAGFTDHPSVRKSTAQVHPDNWYLPLNWEEFLEGLRWCGGGSFSMEIETRPHVVAAHYKQGKSLQCHLLNYWPERPVRHIPVVFDHQGGEPARVLLHTPGRAPVELTPGPYRGRWSVIVPELVLYSIVTID, via the coding sequence GTGAAAATTCCAAGCTCAATTACCACACTTTTACTGTCGGCGCTGCTGCTGTGCCAGCCCCCCGCGGATTGCACCGCCGCGGACAGTAGTGACCGGCCCGGATGGTGGCTGGAAAACGGGATCTGTTTCGCCGGACACTGGGAGCCGCTGATCTTCCGGGTCAGGCGCGGACCGATCCCGACCGGTTATCTCAGGCGCTACGAATACGAGCACAGCCCGGAAGCGGTGCGCGGCCTGAAAACGGCCGGGGTCAACATGGTGATAACCCATTTCTACAAAGGCCTGGGGATGGAGTACGAGGCCGGGGAGCTGGCCTATACTGAAAAGCTGGCGCGGCATTGCCGGGAAAACGGGATGAAAGTCGGCGCCTATATCGGCTCGACCCTGTTCAACGAAACCCTCTACGCGGAGAAACCGGAGAGCCGCGACTGGGTGCAGCTGGACGAGAAGCGTGAGCCGGTAAATTACTCCTCCAGCCAGTATTTCCGCGACCGCGCCGACTGCACCCTGCCCGGTTACCGCGAGCATATCAAGGGCATAGTCACCACGGCGATAGAAGATTACGGGATGGACCTGATCCATTTTGATAATATCAGTTCCATGTTCGAGTTCCGGGCGGGTACGACAGAGAACATCCGCCACCGTTTCCGCGAATACCTCGAACAGACCTACACTGCCGAAGAGCGCCGGGAAATATTGGGATTCAGCGAGCTGGAGCTGATCACTCCGCCCCGTCTGGAGCGGGGAGCGATGGAACCGGTGTACGATCCGCTGGCCCAGGAATGGACGCGCTTCCGCGTTGCCGCCCTGACGGATTACGTCCGGGAACTCAGCGAGCATATCAAGGCCCTCGATCCCGAAGTGGTGATGGAGACCAACCCCCTGGGCCTGGCCGGATCAAACCGGGCATACACGAACGGGCTCTATCATCCCAGCCTGCTCGAGCACACCGATATTTTCTGGAGCGAGGACCCCGACCACGCCCGTTATTACCCGTCGGAAAACAGGCTGCTGAGCAAGATCCGCTCGTATAAGCTGGCACGCCGGTTCGGCAACGCGATGTTCAGTTACTCCAACAACCGGCTCGACCTGGTCGAGGCGATGGCGTTCAACCTGATGTGCCTGGGCGATGTCGGGTTCAGGATCATCCGGGACACGCCGGAGGATATGGACCTCGATGATTCCTACCGCTACTATTACACGCCCGAGGATACGCTGGACGACAACGACAGGGCCGAACTCAGCGAGCTGATTCATTTCTTCCACGACAACAAAAAACTCTTCCGCGGCTTGGAAACTATCGCAGACGTGGGTGTGATGCGCGATTTCGAATCGATGACCTTCGGCGGCTGGACTCCGTTCCTGAACACGATCCAGGCCGAGCAGGTCCTGATCCAGAACCGGGTGCCCTTCACGCTGCTCTTCGACAGGGACTGGGAGCGCCTGGAGCGCTGGAAAGTTGTCGTGCTGGCCTCGCAGGAGAACCTGTCCGACCATGAAATCGCCAGACTGAAAGAATACGTGGAGCGCGGCGGCGCCCTGGCGGTCGTGGGTTCGACGGGCACTTACGATGAGCGCCGACGGCAGCGCGGCAGCCGGGACAGTTTCAGTAGACTGCTGGGCCTCGGCGCTGCCCCGGCTGGAAAAGAGAAAAGTCTGCACGTGAACTTAGGGGCCGGCAGGGTGTTTTTTCTCGCCGGATTCACCGACCACCCGTCGGTCCGCAAAAGCACCGCCCAGGTCCACCCCGACAACTGGTATCTGCCGCTCAATTGGGAGGAATTCCTGGAGGGCCTGCGCTGGTGCGGCGGCGGCTCGTTCAGCATGGAGATCGAAACCCGGCCTCATGTGGTTGCGGCCCACTACAAACAGGGGAAATCTTTGCAGTGCCACCTGCTGAACTACTGGCCGGAACGGCCTGTCAGGCACATCCCGGTCGTTTTCGACCATCAGGGCGGCGAACCAGCCAGAGTGCTGCTCCATACCCCCGGCAGGGCACCGGTGGAACTGACGCCGGGTCCTTACCGGGGCAGGTGGTCGGTGATCGTTCCGGAACTCGTCCTGTACAGCATAGTTACGATCGATTGA
- a CDS encoding cellulase family glycosylhydrolase, whose product MLRFQSHLLQLITVLTLALLSACAGPAREPVNASPGPLRVHPDNPRYFTDNSGKAIYLTGFHTWANLQEFSDDSTRPFDYDGYLELLESNNCNFIRLWTWENAAWASWAPATAKARIGPMFRYRRTGPGLAADSLPKFDVTSYNPVYFDRLRERVELAGQRGMYVMVMLFQGWSIERKGNHKGDSAYGNPWWGHPFNRANNVNGIDGDLNGNGEGEEIHQLADERITAIQQAYIRKVVDTLNDLDNILYEISNESNKNSTGWHYAMIDYIHEYEKTKPKQHPVVMTFHYQGGKNSELFASPAEAVSPNPGDDQEYRQGPSPADGSKIVLADTDHLWGIGGNRKWVWRCFTRGVQPMFMDPLEPLFAQQQREDNIPDWPEYVEIRRNMGFTRMFAERIDLTAAEPVPELASTGYCLAVLESGREELVVYLPDGGAVEVDLGGIPGTLEGEWFDPTCGVTADRFGIDGGGRVSLTAPFGGHAVLYLHR is encoded by the coding sequence ATGCTCCGTTTCCAATCCCATCTCCTTCAGTTGATCACCGTCTTGACTCTCGCCCTGCTCTCCGCCTGCGCCGGACCTGCACGGGAACCGGTTAATGCTTCCCCCGGCCCGCTGCGTGTCCATCCGGACAACCCGCGTTATTTCACCGACAACAGCGGCAAGGCGATCTACCTGACCGGCTTCCATACCTGGGCCAACCTTCAGGAGTTCTCCGACGACTCCACACGGCCGTTCGATTACGACGGCTACCTGGAATTGCTGGAAAGCAACAACTGCAATTTCATCCGTCTCTGGACCTGGGAAAACGCCGCCTGGGCCAGCTGGGCGCCCGCTACGGCCAAGGCGCGGATCGGACCCATGTTCCGCTACCGCCGCACGGGACCGGGCCTGGCGGCCGACAGCCTGCCCAAATTCGACGTCACCAGCTATAACCCGGTCTATTTCGACAGGCTGCGTGAGCGGGTTGAGTTGGCCGGGCAGCGCGGGATGTACGTGATGGTGATGCTGTTCCAAGGCTGGAGTATCGAGCGCAAGGGGAACCACAAGGGCGATTCCGCTTACGGCAACCCCTGGTGGGGTCACCCGTTCAACCGCGCGAACAATGTCAACGGGATTGACGGTGACCTGAACGGCAACGGCGAGGGCGAGGAAATCCACCAGCTTGCCGACGAGCGGATCACCGCCATCCAGCAGGCCTATATCCGCAAGGTAGTCGATACGCTCAACGACCTGGATAATATCCTCTATGAGATCAGCAACGAGAGCAACAAGAACTCCACCGGCTGGCATTACGCGATGATCGACTATATCCACGAGTACGAGAAAACCAAACCCAAGCAGCATCCGGTGGTGATGACGTTCCACTACCAGGGCGGGAAAAACTCGGAGCTGTTCGCCAGTCCGGCCGAGGCGGTCTCGCCCAATCCAGGCGATGATCAGGAGTACCGTCAAGGCCCGTCCCCTGCCGACGGCTCGAAGATTGTTCTCGCCGACACGGACCACCTGTGGGGAATCGGCGGCAACAGAAAGTGGGTCTGGCGCTGTTTCACCAGGGGAGTTCAGCCGATGTTCATGGACCCGCTCGAACCGCTGTTCGCCCAGCAGCAGCGCGAAGACAATATTCCAGACTGGCCGGAATACGTGGAAATCCGCCGGAACATGGGCTTTACCCGCATGTTCGCCGAGCGGATCGACCTGACGGCAGCCGAGCCTGTCCCGGAGCTTGCCAGTACGGGTTACTGCCTGGCCGTGCTTGAATCTGGACGCGAGGAGCTGGTTGTCTACCTGCCCGACGGCGGCGCGGTGGAAGTCGACCTGGGCGGCATCCCCGGCACTCTGGAGGGCGAATGGTTCGACCCCACCTGTGGCGTGACGGCTGACCGGTTCGGGATCGACGGCGGCGGGAGGGTAAGTCTTACGGCCCCGTTCGGCGGCCACGCCGTGCTTTACCTGCACAGGTAA